The following proteins are co-located in the Eptesicus fuscus isolate TK198812 chromosome 9, DD_ASM_mEF_20220401, whole genome shotgun sequence genome:
- the LOC129150343 gene encoding parafibromin-like, with the protein MADVLSVLRQYNIQKKEILVKEDKVLFGREFSWPKDVKTNYVVWGTGTEGRPREHYTLECVLFLLNNVHLSHPMYVRLAATENIPVVRRPDRKDLLAYLSGEASRSASIDRGAPAELGLQRSTPGKRAADPASAAAKKPRTEDGERVRLDKERWAARLQGHREGIVRPAQIRPLSETMSVEKIAAIKAKIMAKKRSTIKTDLGGPLAALKGRSFVDSEVDVTRDIVSRERGGRTRTTILQSTGKTFAEDIFAILESVEAREAGRAPEQPPAPKAAPVAPTLPTKQPTPAAYNRYVQERFKGKDTEGFTIDTMGTYHGMTLESVTEGGAARETQTPTAQPVPRPVSQARQPPHQKKGSLTPIIIIPAAATSLITMLNAKDLLQDLTFVPSEEKKKQGCRRENETLVQRRKDQMQPRGTALSLTVPYRVVDQPLKLTPQDWDRVVAVFVHGPAWQFKGWPGLLPGGSPVDLFAKIKAFHLKYDQVPLDPNVQKWDVTVLELSYYKRHSDRRLFLSFWEALDRYMVRHKSHLRF; encoded by the coding sequence ATGGCAGACGTGCTCAGTGTCCTGCGACAGTACAACATCCAGAAGAAGGAGATCTTGGTGAAGGAGGACAAAGTCCTCTTTGGCCGCGAGTTCTCCTGGCCCAAGGACGTGAAGACCAACTACGTGGTGTGGGGGACCGGAACGGAAGGCCGGCCCAGGGAGCACTACACGCTGGAGTGCGTCCTATTTCTCCTGAACAACGTGCACCTGTCCCATCCCATGTATGTCCGCCTCGCGGCCACGGAGAACATCCCTGTGGTGAGAAGACCCGACCGGAAAGACCTGCTTGCGTATCTCAGTGGCGAAGCATCCAGGTCGGCGAGTATCGACCGGGGCGCCCCTGCAGAGCTCGGGCTGCAGCGGTCCACTCCGGGGAAGCGCGCTGCGGACCCCGCGTCAGCAGCAGCCAAGAAGCCCCGCACGGAGGACGGAGAGCGTGTGCGCCTCGACAAGGAGCGGTGGGCTGCCCGCTTGCAGGGTCACAGAGAAGGCATCGTACGGCCTGCACAGATCAGGCCGTTGTCGGAAACCATGTCCGTGGAAAAAATTGCTGCCATCAAAGCCAAAATCATGGCGAAGAAAAGATCCACCATCAAGACGGACCTGGGTGGTCCCTTAGCCGCTCTCAAAGGGAGGAGCTTTGTGGACTCGGAGGTGGATGTGACCCGGGACATTGTCAGCAGAGAGCGAGGCGGGAGGACACGGACAACCATCCTACAGAGCACGGGGAAGACCTTCGCCGAGGACATTTTTGCAATTCTTGAGTCTGTGGAAGCCAGAGAGGCAGGGCGAGCGCCCGAACAGCCACCGGCCCCAAAGGCAGCACCTGTGGCTCCCACATTGCCTACCAAGCAGCCGACCCCAGCTGCCTACAACAGGTATGTCCAGGAACGATTCAAAGGGAAAGACACGGAAGGCTTCACAATTGACACGATGGGCACCTACCACGGGATGACGCTGGAGTCGGTGACGGAGGGTGGGGCGGCCCGTGAGACTCAGACCCCCACGGCACAGCCAGTACCGAGACCCGTTTCTCAAGCAAGACAGCCCCCTCATCAGAAGAAAGGCTCTCTGACCCCCATCATCATAATCCCTGCCGCCGCCACCTCCTTAATAACCATGCTGAACGCGAAGGACCTTCTGCAGGACCTGACCTTCGTCCCAtcagaggagaagaagaaacagggcTGCCGACGAGAAAATGAAACTCTGGTGCAGAGGAGAAAAGACCAGATGCAGCCGAGGGGCACCGCGCTCAGCCTCACGGTGCCCTACAGGGTCGTAGACCAGCCCCTGAAGCTCACGCCTCAGGACTGGGACCGGGTCGTGGCTGTCTTCGTGCACGGTCCTGCCTGGCAGTTCAAAGGGTGGCCGGGCCTTTTGCCTGGTGGATCTCCAGTTGACCTCTTTGCCAAAATTAAAGCCTTCCATCTCAAATATGATCAAGTTCCTCTAGACCCCAACGTGCAGAAGTGGGACGTAACGGTGTTAGAGCTCAGCTATTACAAACGCCACTCGGACAGACGGCTTTTCTTAAGCTTCTGGGAAGCGCTGGATAGGTACATGGTAAGGCATAAATCCCACCTGAGATTCTGA